From the Leptospira sp. WS60.C2 genome, one window contains:
- a CDS encoding N-6 DNA methylase, translating to MKEKLLKLKELTDLFQSNLKEYKNSKYDEANTRTQFIDRFFELLDWDIANKQGFSESYKDVVREDKVIIEGKPKAPDYSFRVGGIRKFFLEAKKPSVNIKDEIEPAFQIRRYGYTAKLPLCVLTDFEEFAIYDTRIKPNKNDKAGVGRIFYCTFDEYEKNFEFIYNTFSKNAILKGSFDQYAIESKSKKGTSEVDKEFLSMIEGWRESLAKNLALRNQDLDVFSLNTAVQILIDRIIFLRIAEDRNMEKYGMLLDATKPLKEKSESAYVRFNQIFLNANSKYNSGLFHPEPWIQNLEVDDKVFQSIVGNLYYPECPYELSVMPIEILGNIYEQFLGKSIRLTSSHQAKVEEKEEVRKAGGVYYTPQYIVDYIIESTLGEKLEGVDLYSHPKLALLDPACGSGSFLVGAYTFLLHKYLEAYTEPKRIDKALKSGLIYQVSSNTYRLSITVKQTILLHHIYGVDIDPQAVEVTKLSLLLKLMEDENTESADRLFKHSQVKLLPDLSGNIKCGNSLVDKDFYEDKNLSLFGKEEMRKVNTFDWKENFPKVFAEGGFDVVVGNPPYVRQETLGEEFKTYAKKRFTTFAGTADLYVYFIEKSLSLLHPKGIYSIIVANKWMRANYGENLRKFLKTKRIYKIIDFGDLPVFKSATTYPCILKLSNEKPKNLSVSQLKSLDFVSLKDAVKKHSYTVDLQSLDDKGWSLSNQKESALLDKIKKAGIPLGEYVEGKIYYGIKTGLNEAFVIDEATKNRLVAEDPKSAEVIKPFLEGKDIKRYAHIENKKWLILFPKGFTNEKKKLNKTFSIEKEYPAIFQHLKPFQKKAEARYDQGEYWWELRACDYYGEFEKEKIIYPNILQKPEFTFDTENFYTNQKCFIISIPDKYLLGILNSKLNYYLFEKILPKLRGGFFEPSSVFFLKFPIPKIDNTDKTRSVLSQKIIDNVDSLLSIQKELSLTKTDSDKKHLEHKTELLDKQIAALVYQLYGLDEEEIQIVEGAV from the coding sequence ATGAAAGAAAAATTACTCAAACTCAAAGAACTCACTGATCTTTTTCAATCCAACCTCAAAGAATATAAAAATAGTAAATACGATGAAGCTAACACTAGAACGCAATTCATAGATCGCTTTTTTGAACTCTTAGATTGGGATATTGCCAATAAACAAGGATTTTCAGAATCTTACAAAGATGTCGTTCGGGAAGATAAAGTCATCATCGAAGGCAAACCAAAAGCACCTGACTATAGTTTCCGAGTAGGTGGGATTAGAAAATTCTTTCTCGAAGCAAAAAAGCCATCTGTCAATATCAAAGACGAGATCGAACCTGCCTTTCAGATCAGAAGGTATGGTTATACAGCAAAACTTCCCTTATGCGTTTTAACCGACTTTGAAGAATTTGCCATTTATGACACTCGCATCAAACCAAACAAAAATGATAAAGCGGGTGTAGGTAGGATCTTCTATTGTACGTTTGATGAGTATGAAAAGAATTTCGAATTCATATACAATACGTTTTCTAAAAACGCAATTCTGAAAGGTAGCTTTGACCAATATGCGATAGAATCCAAATCAAAAAAAGGCACTTCCGAAGTAGACAAAGAATTTTTGTCAATGATTGAAGGTTGGAGGGAGTCACTTGCCAAAAACCTAGCATTACGTAACCAAGACCTGGATGTTTTTTCTTTAAATACCGCCGTACAAATCTTAATCGATCGTATTATTTTCCTACGAATAGCAGAAGACCGCAATATGGAAAAGTATGGAATGCTCCTGGATGCGACCAAACCTTTAAAAGAAAAATCGGAATCTGCCTATGTTCGATTCAATCAAATCTTTTTAAATGCAAATTCCAAATACAATTCGGGTCTTTTCCATCCTGAACCTTGGATTCAAAATTTGGAGGTCGATGACAAAGTTTTTCAATCCATCGTAGGTAATCTCTATTATCCTGAATGTCCGTACGAATTGTCCGTTATGCCTATTGAAATTTTGGGCAATATTTACGAACAATTTTTAGGTAAATCCATTCGCCTCACCTCTTCCCACCAAGCCAAGGTAGAAGAAAAAGAAGAAGTTCGTAAAGCAGGAGGTGTTTATTATACCCCACAATACATTGTGGATTATATTATCGAAAGTACTCTTGGTGAAAAACTGGAAGGAGTGGATTTGTATTCTCACCCGAAACTTGCGTTACTTGACCCTGCCTGTGGTTCTGGAAGTTTCCTGGTCGGCGCCTATACCTTTTTACTTCACAAATACTTGGAAGCATACACAGAACCCAAACGAATCGATAAAGCTTTAAAATCAGGCCTGATTTACCAAGTCTCTTCTAATACGTATCGCTTGAGCATCACAGTCAAACAGACCATCTTACTCCATCATATCTATGGAGTGGACATTGACCCACAAGCGGTAGAAGTCACAAAACTTTCCTTACTTCTGAAACTGATGGAAGATGAAAATACGGAAAGTGCAGACAGGCTTTTTAAGCATTCCCAAGTGAAACTTCTCCCTGATCTTTCCGGAAATATCAAATGTGGAAATTCCCTTGTCGATAAGGACTTTTACGAAGACAAAAACCTTTCTCTGTTTGGAAAAGAAGAAATGCGAAAAGTAAATACCTTTGATTGGAAAGAAAACTTTCCCAAGGTATTTGCGGAAGGTGGATTTGACGTGGTTGTGGGAAATCCTCCTTATGTAAGGCAAGAAACCTTGGGCGAAGAGTTCAAAACGTACGCAAAAAAAAGATTCACAACCTTTGCAGGAACCGCAGACCTGTATGTGTACTTTATCGAAAAGTCACTCTCGCTACTTCATCCCAAAGGAATTTATTCCATCATCGTTGCCAACAAATGGATGCGAGCCAATTACGGGGAAAACCTTCGCAAATTTCTAAAGACCAAACGCATTTATAAGATCATCGACTTTGGCGATTTACCTGTTTTTAAATCGGCAACCACATACCCTTGTATCCTAAAACTAAGTAACGAAAAACCAAAGAATCTTTCGGTCTCGCAACTGAAGTCATTAGATTTTGTGTCCCTGAAAGATGCGGTGAAGAAACATTCTTATACTGTTGATTTACAATCACTGGATGACAAAGGATGGTCACTCTCCAACCAAAAGGAATCGGCGCTTTTAGATAAAATTAAAAAGGCGGGAATCCCACTCGGAGAGTATGTCGAAGGGAAAATTTATTATGGAATTAAAACGGGTCTCAATGAAGCCTTTGTGATTGATGAAGCAACAAAGAACCGTTTGGTGGCAGAAGATCCGAAGAGTGCGGAAGTGATTAAGCCGTTTTTGGAAGGGAAGGACATTAAGAGATATGCTCATATAGAGAATAAAAAATGGCTTATCTTATTTCCCAAAGGCTTCACGAATGAAAAGAAAAAACTCAATAAAACGTTTTCGATCGAAAAAGAATACCCAGCGATTTTCCAACACCTGAAACCATTTCAAAAGAAAGCTGAAGCGCGATATGACCAAGGGGAATATTGGTGGGAACTTAGAGCATGCGATTATTATGGAGAGTTTGAGAAGGAGAAAATCATCTATCCAAACATTTTACAAAAACCTGAATTTACATTTGATACTGAAAATTTCTATACAAATCAAAAATGTTTTATCATATCTATACCTGACAAATACCTTTTGGGAATTCTGAACAGTAAATTAAACTACTACCTTTTCGAAAAAATTCTTCCTAAATTGAGAGGGGGATTTTTCGAACCAAGTTCAGTGTTCTTTTTGAAGTTTCCAATTCCAAAAATTGATAATACCGATAAAACTCGATCAGTTTTATCTCAAAAAATAATCGATAATGTTGATAGTTTGCTTTCCATTCAAAAAGAATTATCTCTTACAAAAACGGATTCAGATAAAAAACATTTGGAGCATAAGACGGAACTTTTGGACAAACAGATTGCTGCACTCGTATATCAGTTGTATGGTTTGGATGAAGAAGAGATTCAGATTGTGGAAGGGGCGGTGTGA